Proteins encoded within one genomic window of Brenneria nigrifluens DSM 30175 = ATCC 13028:
- the alsK gene encoding allose kinase — protein sequence MQERHNVVAGVDMGATHIRFCLQSISGEVLHCEKRRTAEVIANGLVAGIRTLLQQQLYRFHARCHGLVMGFPALVGKDKRTIISTPNLPLAAGSLTGLADELETALGCAVEFSRDVNLQLSFDVRENGLKDQLVLAAYLGTGMGFAIWLNGAPWIGAHGVAGELGHIPQGDMRLRCGCGNAGCLETVCSGIALKRWYELQSRHYALGELFIHARNEPFVQALLQHAARAIATSINLFDPQAVILGGGVMDMPAFPRDALIARIDSHLRRPLPHAAVRFLAASSSAYNGAQGAAALALARFT from the coding sequence ATGCAAGAACGGCATAACGTCGTGGCGGGCGTGGATATGGGGGCGACGCATATCCGTTTTTGTCTGCAATCGATAAGCGGAGAAGTGTTGCACTGTGAGAAACGCCGCACGGCTGAGGTGATTGCCAACGGCCTGGTCGCCGGTATTCGCACGTTGTTGCAGCAACAGCTTTACCGGTTTCACGCCCGTTGCCACGGGCTGGTGATGGGATTCCCGGCGCTGGTCGGCAAAGACAAACGCACCATCATCTCCACCCCCAACTTACCGCTGGCGGCGGGTTCACTTACCGGACTTGCCGATGAACTGGAAACCGCGTTGGGCTGTGCGGTGGAGTTTTCCCGCGATGTGAATCTGCAACTCTCGTTCGACGTACGGGAGAACGGCCTGAAAGACCAACTGGTGCTGGCGGCCTATCTTGGCACAGGCATGGGCTTTGCTATCTGGCTGAACGGCGCGCCGTGGATCGGGGCGCACGGTGTTGCGGGCGAACTCGGCCACATTCCGCAGGGCGACATGCGGCTACGCTGCGGCTGCGGCAATGCCGGGTGCCTGGAAACGGTCTGCTCCGGTATCGCGCTCAAGCGCTGGTATGAGCTGCAGTCGCGTCATTATGCGCTCGGCGAATTGTTTATTCATGCCCGTAATGAACCCTTTGTGCAGGCGCTGTTGCAGCATGCGGCGCGGGCCATCGCCACCAGTATTAACCTGTTCGATCCGCAGGCGGTGATCCTCGGCGGCGGGGTGATGGATATGCCCGCGTTCCCGCGTGATGCGCTGATTGCGCGGATTGACTCGCACCTGCGCCGTCCGCTGCCGCACGCGGCGGTGCGTTTTCTGGCGGCTTCATCTTCTGCCTATAACGGCGCGCAGGGCGCGGCGGCGCTGGCGCTTGCCCGCTTTACGTAG
- a CDS encoding transporter substrate-binding domain-containing protein, with the protein MKKLNMLLASLGLLSSSFAMAQTELRFGVEAEYPPFESKNAQGQLEGFDIDLGHAICKAGNFKCSWVETSFDSLIPALKAKKFDAINSAMNITEKRKEAIDFTTPIYRIPTQLLGKPQAGLAPTAEALKGKNIGVLQGSIQEIYAKEHWEKQGVTVISYKDQNLAYDDLAAGRLDGTLVMAAAGQSGFLDRPEGKGFAFIGQPVDDATILGSGIGFGLRKDDAKLKEALDKAIKQVKEDGTVEKLAKQYFPGFDVRVE; encoded by the coding sequence ATGAAAAAATTAAACATGCTGCTGGCATCGCTCGGTTTACTCTCTTCCTCCTTTGCCATGGCGCAGACCGAACTGCGTTTCGGCGTGGAAGCCGAATACCCGCCGTTTGAAAGTAAAAATGCGCAAGGCCAGTTGGAAGGATTCGATATCGATCTGGGCCATGCCATCTGCAAAGCCGGCAACTTCAAATGCTCCTGGGTCGAAACCTCATTTGACTCGCTGATTCCGGCGCTGAAAGCCAAAAAATTCGATGCCATCAACTCGGCGATGAACATCACCGAAAAGCGTAAAGAAGCCATTGATTTCACCACCCCGATTTACCGCATCCCCACCCAGTTGCTGGGCAAACCGCAGGCCGGACTGGCGCCGACGGCAGAGGCGCTGAAGGGCAAAAACATCGGCGTGCTTCAGGGTTCCATTCAGGAAATCTACGCCAAAGAGCACTGGGAGAAACAGGGCGTCACGGTGATCTCTTACAAAGATCAGAATCTGGCCTATGACGATCTGGCGGCCGGTCGTCTGGACGGCACGCTGGTGATGGCGGCGGCCGGACAATCCGGCTTTCTCGACCGCCCGGAGGGTAAAGGCTTCGCCTTTATCGGCCAACCGGTTGACGACGCCACCATTCTCGGCAGCGGCATCGGTTTCGGTCTGCGCAAAGACGACGCCAAGCTGAAAGAGGCGCTGGATAAGGCCATCAAGCAGGTGAAAGAAGACGGCACCGTCGAGAAGCTGGCCAAACAGTACTTCCCCGGCTTTGATGTACGGGTGGAGTAA
- a CDS encoding methionine aminotransferase gives MPIQTPVQFSSKLPDVGTTIFTVISQLSSQHNAINLSQGAPSFPCAPELIAGVTRAMEQGHNQYAPMTGLVSLKEVVAEKVNRLYGQRYDASQEVTITASASEALYAAISALVHPGDEVIYFEPSFDSYAPIVRLQGAKPVALKLSVPAFSIDWDEVQAAINSRTRMIIINTPHNPSGQVLNADDLAQLDRLTRNTDIVILSDEVYEHVVFDNQRHHSMATHQTLAARSVIVSSFGKTFHVTGWRVGYCLAPSALMNEILKVHQFLMFSADTPMQYAFAEYMADPATYLSLGAFYQQKRDLLVDALRDGPFKLLPSAGSFFILADYRHFSDESDGEMVKRLIVEQGVATIPLSAFYTDATDNKLIRLSFSKDEATLLAGAKALCQVAGNGR, from the coding sequence ATGCCGATTCAAACCCCGGTGCAATTCAGCTCAAAATTACCGGATGTGGGTACCACCATTTTCACCGTTATCAGTCAGCTCTCCAGCCAGCACAACGCCATCAACCTGTCGCAGGGCGCGCCCAGCTTTCCCTGTGCGCCCGAACTTATCGCCGGGGTGACCCGCGCCATGGAACAGGGCCATAACCAGTACGCCCCAATGACCGGGCTGGTGTCGCTCAAAGAGGTGGTCGCGGAGAAGGTCAACCGCCTGTACGGCCAGCGCTACGACGCCAGCCAGGAGGTCACCATCACCGCCAGCGCCAGCGAAGCGCTCTATGCCGCCATTTCCGCGCTGGTGCATCCGGGCGATGAAGTGATCTATTTTGAGCCTTCGTTTGACAGCTATGCGCCGATCGTTCGGCTACAGGGCGCCAAACCGGTGGCGCTAAAACTGTCCGTTCCGGCCTTCAGCATCGACTGGGATGAGGTACAGGCCGCTATCAACTCCCGTACCCGGATGATCATCATCAACACGCCGCACAACCCGAGCGGACAGGTGCTGAACGCTGACGATCTGGCGCAGTTGGACCGTCTGACGCGCAACACCGACATCGTGATCCTGTCCGATGAAGTGTATGAGCACGTGGTGTTTGATAATCAGCGTCACCACAGCATGGCGACCCACCAGACGCTGGCGGCGCGCAGCGTGATTGTCTCATCATTCGGCAAAACCTTTCATGTGACCGGCTGGCGCGTGGGTTACTGTCTGGCCCCCTCCGCGCTGATGAATGAAATCCTCAAGGTGCATCAGTTCCTGATGTTCTCCGCCGATACGCCGATGCAGTACGCCTTTGCGGAATACATGGCCGACCCGGCGACCTATCTGTCGCTCGGCGCCTTCTATCAGCAGAAACGCGATCTCCTGGTCGATGCGCTGCGCGACGGCCCGTTTAAACTGCTGCCTTCCGCCGGTTCTTTCTTCATTCTGGCGGATTACCGGCATTTCAGCGACGAGAGCGACGGCGAAATGGTGAAACGGCTGATCGTGGAACAAGGCGTGGCGACCATTCCGCTGTCGGCGTTTTATACCGATGCCACCGATAACAAACTGATTCGTCTTTCTTTTTCCAAGGATGAAGCGACATTGCTGGCAGGGGCGAAAGCGCTGTGCCAGGTGGCGGGCAACGGGCGTTAA
- a CDS encoding LysR substrate-binding domain-containing protein yields the protein MNKRIPPLNALHAFVVTARHLNFTRAAEELFVTQGAVSRQIATLEAWLGVMLFQRHARGLRLTPQGSRLLPEISEIFEQLFSVTSKVRERGAIRMKAPTCAMRWLLPHLMRMEQARPDIHVSLTTTTEHDVDFRAEDYDAAVVFAPDGAPRQHGDKLFDEVLSPVAAPHLLPAGHARLTAQQLTPFTLLHPTQDRRDWKLWLKAQGMDEGVMRRNQQFDTMDLAISAAIQGFGVAMADVTLVVEDIRRQRLVMPCDETVKTGAAYYLVHRPDVQAQWLSDFLACFTHCIETDC from the coding sequence ATGAATAAACGTATTCCCCCCCTGAATGCCCTGCACGCGTTTGTGGTGACGGCTCGCCATCTCAATTTTACCCGCGCCGCGGAGGAGCTGTTCGTCACCCAGGGCGCGGTCAGCCGCCAGATCGCCACGCTGGAAGCCTGGCTGGGCGTGATGCTGTTTCAACGTCACGCGCGCGGTCTGCGGCTGACGCCGCAGGGCAGCCGGCTACTGCCGGAAATCAGCGAGATATTCGAGCAACTCTTCAGCGTGACGAGCAAAGTCCGCGAGCGCGGCGCCATCCGTATGAAGGCTCCTACCTGCGCCATGCGCTGGCTGTTGCCTCATCTGATGAGAATGGAGCAGGCGCGGCCGGATATTCACGTATCGCTCACCACCACCACCGAACACGACGTCGATTTTCGCGCGGAAGACTATGATGCGGCGGTGGTGTTCGCGCCGGACGGCGCGCCGCGGCAGCATGGCGACAAACTGTTTGACGAGGTGCTGTCGCCGGTGGCGGCGCCGCATCTGCTGCCGGCCGGGCATGCAAGGCTGACGGCGCAGCAGCTGACGCCGTTCACGCTGTTGCATCCCACGCAGGATCGGCGGGACTGGAAACTCTGGCTGAAAGCCCAGGGTATGGATGAGGGGGTAATGCGCCGCAATCAGCAGTTCGATACCATGGATCTGGCCATCAGCGCCGCGATCCAGGGCTTCGGGGTAGCGATGGCGGATGTCACGCTGGTGGTGGAAGATATCCGGCGACAGCGCCTGGTAATGCCTTGCGACGAAACGGTAAAAACCGGCGCCGCTTATTATCTGGTGCATCGCCCTGATGTGCAGGCGCAATGGCTGAGCGATTTTCTGGCCTGTTTCACGCACTGTATTGAAACGGATTGTTGA
- a CDS encoding isocitrate lyase/phosphoenolpyruvate mutase family protein — MADAEHVGSVFRRLHEDVGAFIIPNPWDVGTARILAAVGFQALATTSAGMAFSLGVKEGEVSREQVIQHCRSLVEATTLPVSADLEKGFGDSPESAGADVLYAPDYGIWIPSAPSASH, encoded by the coding sequence ATGGCGGACGCTGAGCATGTGGGCAGTGTTTTTCGGCGGTTACATGAAGACGTCGGCGCATTTATTATCCCCAATCCGTGGGATGTCGGCACAGCCAGAATTCTGGCGGCGGTGGGGTTTCAGGCGCTGGCGACAACCAGCGCGGGAATGGCTTTCTCTCTGGGGGTAAAAGAGGGAGAGGTGAGCCGTGAGCAAGTTATCCAACATTGTCGTTCGCTTGTCGAGGCAACGACGCTGCCGGTTTCAGCCGATCTGGAAAAGGGGTTTGGCGACAGCCCCGAAAGCGCGGGGGCGGATGTGCTTTATGCCCCGGATTACGGGATTTGGATACCATCCGCACCCTCTGCCAGTCACTGA
- a CDS encoding isocitrate lyase/phosphoenolpyruvate mutase family protein has protein sequence MDTIRTLCQSLTKPVNVIAGIQGTTFSVDQLAHAGVKRISVGSALSRLALGSFIRAVEEMNNSGSFLSLDDAIGFADIEGYFTSASR, from the coding sequence TTGGATACCATCCGCACCCTCTGCCAGTCACTGACGAAACCGGTTAACGTAATAGCCGGTATTCAGGGAACAACCTTTAGCGTCGATCAGTTGGCGCATGCAGGCGTCAAGCGTATCAGTGTCGGATCGGCGTTATCCCGACTGGCTCTAGGCTCGTTTATCCGGGCGGTGGAGGAAATGAACAATTCGGGTTCTTTCTTATCGCTGGATGATGCAATAGGCTTTGCCGACATTGAAGGTTACTTCACCTCCGCCAGCCGTTAA
- the tsuA gene encoding thiosulfate utilization transporter TsuA/YeeE has translation MLQPIFSGLLCGALLGFVMQRGRFCLTGGFRDMYIAKNNRIFYALLIAIAIQSVGVFALIAAGRLSYDAGAFPWFGTVLGSYVFGIGIIMAGGCATGTWYRAGEGLIASWIALFAYMLSSAVMRSEHLTAFNRQIKSLSTEHNSIAETLGLSPWLFIALLIAVTGWLVAKELKKPRLKVAALPQRKFGLAHLLFEKRWHPFVTAVLIGLIALLAWPLSAATGRVFGLGITTPSANILQYLVIGNDKFLNWGVLLVLGIFLGSFIAAKGSREFRIRAADAATSVRSFSGGILMGFGASIAGGCSIGNGLVMTALITWQGWVGLACMILGAWTASWYLFVRPQRQANLQAASN, from the coding sequence ATGCTGCAACCGATCTTCTCCGGACTGTTATGCGGCGCATTGCTTGGCTTTGTGATGCAACGCGGCAGATTCTGTCTTACCGGCGGTTTTCGCGATATGTATATCGCTAAAAATAACCGCATCTTTTACGCCCTGTTAATCGCCATTGCGATTCAAAGCGTCGGGGTTTTCGCCCTGATCGCCGCCGGGCGATTAAGCTACGACGCCGGCGCTTTTCCCTGGTTCGGCACCGTGCTGGGCAGCTATGTTTTCGGCATCGGGATCATAATGGCGGGCGGGTGCGCCACCGGCACCTGGTATCGCGCCGGCGAAGGGCTTATCGCCAGTTGGATCGCGCTGTTCGCCTATATGCTTTCCAGCGCCGTGATGCGATCTGAACATTTGACCGCCTTCAACCGGCAGATAAAGTCGCTGAGCACCGAACATAACTCCATTGCCGAAACGCTGGGCCTGTCGCCTTGGCTGTTTATCGCGCTGCTGATCGCAGTGACCGGCTGGCTGGTGGCGAAAGAGCTGAAAAAGCCCAGGCTGAAGGTCGCCGCGCTGCCGCAGCGGAAATTCGGTCTGGCGCACCTGTTATTTGAAAAACGCTGGCATCCGTTCGTCACCGCGGTGCTGATTGGGCTTATCGCCCTGCTGGCCTGGCCGCTCAGCGCGGCCACCGGGCGGGTGTTCGGCCTGGGCATTACCACGCCCAGCGCCAATATCTTGCAGTATCTGGTGATCGGGAATGACAAGTTTCTTAACTGGGGCGTGCTCCTGGTGTTAGGGATTTTTCTGGGGTCGTTTATCGCCGCCAAAGGTAGTCGTGAATTCCGTATCCGCGCCGCCGACGCCGCGACCTCGGTGCGCAGTTTCTCCGGAGGCATTCTGATGGGATTCGGCGCCAGTATCGCCGGCGGGTGCTCTATCGGCAACGGTCTGGTGATGACCGCGCTGATCACCTGGCAGGGCTGGGTCGGGCTGGCCTGTATGATTCTGGGGGCATGGACGGCTTCATGGTATTTATTCGTCCGTCCGCAGCGTCAGGCGAATCTGCAAGCCGCCTCCAACTGA
- the tsuB gene encoding thiosulfate utilization sulfurtransferase TsuB/YeeD, translated as MIKKLDVINQVCPFPLIEAKAAMATLQSGDELVIDFDCTQATESIPLWAAQEGHVVSDYRQVGDAQWSITVRKS; from the coding sequence ATGATTAAAAAGCTTGATGTTATCAACCAGGTCTGTCCGTTTCCGCTGATTGAAGCGAAAGCGGCGATGGCGACGCTGCAATCCGGCGACGAGCTGGTGATTGATTTCGACTGCACCCAGGCCACCGAGAGTATTCCGCTGTGGGCGGCGCAAGAGGGACACGTCGTCTCCGACTATCGGCAGGTGGGCGACGCCCAATGGAGCATCACGGTGAGGAAAAGCTGA
- a CDS encoding LysR family transcriptional regulator: MDSLNSFTVFVQVAETRSFVAAGRLLGVSASAVGKSVARLEGKLGVRLFHRSTRSITLTAEGELFLERSRRILAEIEAAELELSQTAAAPRGRLRVSLPLVSSLILPALSEFMHKYPAIELDLDFTDRLVDVIGEGFDAVVRTGAPSDSRLSARRLGAFRATLVASPDYLSRRGTPQTPADLLDHSCLHYRFPNSGKLETWPLRRAAGEPEPQVPISMVCNNIETRVCFALQGRGIAFLPDFSVKELLADGRLRGVLTDHVVRTGTFHVLWPASKHPSPKVRALVDFLCARVFRNQAPGTDDLLPEFGAKNATPR, encoded by the coding sequence ATGGATAGTCTGAATAGTTTTACGGTGTTTGTGCAGGTCGCCGAAACGCGCAGCTTCGTCGCGGCGGGAAGGCTGTTGGGCGTGTCGGCCTCGGCCGTCGGCAAGAGCGTGGCGCGACTGGAGGGAAAGCTCGGCGTTCGTCTGTTTCATCGCAGCACGCGCAGCATTACGCTGACGGCTGAAGGCGAGCTGTTCCTGGAACGCAGCCGCCGCATCCTCGCTGAAATCGAAGCCGCGGAGCTGGAACTGTCGCAGACGGCGGCGGCGCCGCGCGGTCGTCTGCGGGTCAGCCTGCCGCTGGTCAGTTCGCTGATATTGCCCGCTCTCAGCGAGTTTATGCATAAATATCCGGCGATTGAACTGGATCTGGACTTCACCGACCGGCTGGTCGATGTCATCGGCGAAGGTTTTGATGCCGTGGTCAGGACCGGCGCCCCCTCCGACTCGCGTCTGTCCGCGCGCCGGCTGGGCGCCTTCCGGGCGACGCTGGTCGCCTCCCCCGACTATCTGTCGCGACGGGGGACGCCGCAGACGCCCGCCGACCTGCTCGACCATAGCTGCCTGCACTACCGCTTTCCGAACAGCGGCAAACTGGAGACGTGGCCGCTGCGCCGCGCCGCCGGCGAACCCGAACCGCAGGTGCCGATCTCGATGGTCTGCAATAACATCGAAACCCGCGTATGCTTTGCGCTGCAAGGCCGCGGCATCGCTTTTTTGCCGGATTTCTCGGTAAAAGAACTGCTGGCCGACGGACGACTGCGCGGCGTGCTGACCGATCATGTGGTGCGAACGGGCACTTTCCACGTGCTGTGGCCCGCCAGCAAACATCCCTCCCCCAAGGTTCGGGCATTGGTCGATTTTCTCTGCGCGCGCGTGTTCCGCAATCAGGCGCCCGGCACCGACGACTTATTACCTGAATTCGGCGCGAAAAATGCCACCCCCCGTTGA
- a CDS encoding MFS transporter: MSAAQKQGTRNALLPPGDRLPMAALLALSMAAFITILTEALPAGLLPQMSRSLAVSEALVGQTVTCYAIGSLVAAIPLTAVTQSMRRRALLLTAIAGFVAANTITAISASYALTMVARFLAGVSAGLLWALLAGYAARMVPEHQKGRAIAIAMVGTPLALSLGVPAGAFLGALVGWRACFGLMSLLALLLMLWVRIKVPDFPGVAMGKQQSVARVFVIAGIRPVLFVVLSFVLAHNILYTYIAPFLARFEMSERTDAALLVFGIASLIGLWITGALIDRHLRALTLASTLLFGLAALALGVSGNAPAMVYAAIAAWGLAFGGAPTLLQMALARTAGEAADVAQSMLVTAWNAAIAGGGIIGGVLLDQAGVGAFSPAVLVLLTATLAVVWRAARHGFPSSVKR, from the coding sequence ATGAGCGCGGCGCAGAAACAAGGGACGAGGAATGCGCTTTTACCGCCAGGCGACCGACTCCCGATGGCCGCGCTGCTCGCTCTCTCGATGGCGGCCTTTATCACCATTCTGACCGAGGCGCTTCCGGCGGGGCTGTTGCCGCAAATGTCCCGGAGTCTTGCGGTTTCCGAGGCATTGGTCGGCCAAACCGTCACCTGTTATGCCATCGGTTCCCTGGTCGCGGCCATTCCGTTGACCGCCGTCACGCAGAGTATGCGGCGCAGAGCGCTGTTATTGACTGCTATCGCCGGTTTTGTCGCCGCCAACACCATCACCGCGATTTCCGCGAGCTATGCGTTGACGATGGTCGCCCGATTTCTGGCGGGCGTATCGGCGGGGCTGCTATGGGCGCTGCTGGCAGGGTACGCCGCACGCATGGTGCCTGAACATCAGAAAGGGCGCGCCATCGCCATCGCCATGGTGGGAACGCCGTTGGCGCTGTCGCTGGGCGTGCCCGCCGGCGCCTTTCTCGGCGCGCTGGTGGGGTGGCGCGCCTGTTTCGGCCTTATGAGCCTGCTGGCGTTGCTGCTGATGTTATGGGTGCGGATCAAGGTGCCGGATTTCCCAGGCGTGGCGATGGGGAAACAACAGTCTGTGGCGCGCGTGTTCGTCATCGCCGGCATTCGTCCGGTGCTGTTTGTGGTGCTGTCCTTTGTACTGGCGCACAACATTCTCTATACCTATATCGCCCCCTTTCTGGCGAGGTTCGAGATGTCCGAACGGACCGATGCGGCGCTGCTGGTTTTCGGCATCGCCTCGCTGATTGGTCTGTGGATCACCGGCGCGCTGATCGACCGCCACCTGCGCGCGCTGACTCTTGCCAGTACGCTATTGTTTGGCCTCGCGGCGTTAGCGCTGGGCGTGTCCGGCAATGCGCCGGCCATGGTTTATGCGGCCATCGCCGCCTGGGGGCTTGCTTTTGGCGGCGCGCCGACGCTGTTGCAGATGGCGCTGGCCAGAACGGCGGGAGAAGCGGCGGATGTCGCGCAGTCCATGCTGGTGACCGCCTGGAACGCGGCCATCGCCGGCGGCGGTATTATCGGCGGCGTATTGCTTGACCAGGCGGGCGTCGGCGCGTTTTCGCCCGCCGTTCTGGTCTTGCTGACGGCCACGCTGGCGGTGGTGTGGCGTGCGGCGCGGCACGGCTTTCCGTCATCGGTGAAGCGCTGA
- a CDS encoding LysR family transcriptional regulator yields MARLEVNRSGELEVFVQAVELGGFSAAARACGMTPSAVSKLVARLERRLGTRLLNRSTRQLQLTPEGCAFYERGVRILNDLNEAERCVSAHSTPRGRLRVNANVTFGNHFPLPLAAEFLTRYPDVMLDIVLTDEVIDILEQRTDVAVRALLDFLVERVRIDGQ; encoded by the coding sequence ATGGCGCGTCTGGAGGTCAACCGTTCCGGGGAACTGGAGGTGTTTGTACAGGCCGTCGAACTGGGCGGATTTTCCGCCGCCGCCCGGGCCTGCGGCATGACGCCCTCCGCCGTAAGCAAGCTGGTCGCGCGGCTTGAGCGGCGGCTGGGCACCCGGCTGCTGAACCGCTCCACGCGCCAGCTGCAACTTACGCCGGAAGGCTGCGCCTTTTACGAGCGCGGCGTGCGCATCCTGAACGATCTGAACGAAGCGGAACGCTGCGTCAGCGCCCACTCGACGCCGCGCGGGCGGCTGAGGGTCAATGCCAACGTCACCTTCGGCAACCATTTTCCGCTGCCGCTGGCCGCGGAATTTCTGACGCGTTATCCCGACGTGATGCTGGATATCGTCCTTACCGATGAAGTCATCGATATTCTGGAGCAGCGCACCGACGTGGCGGTGCGCGCCTTGCTGGACTTTCTGGTGGAACGGGTCAGGATCGACGGGCAGTGA
- a CDS encoding DUF3750 domain-containing protein produces the protein MSYLKALTVVIVCCVLLLPLWQSYAKAMQRGDTFTGQSWWGTRRDSAGMAPDAVKFRQTAIVQIYAAPAYGWRGRVAVHPWIIFKKAGETQYSRYEVTRWGDENVIRLNRSIPDGYWYGARPSLLADHRGAAAEAMIPRIEAAIKSYPYPQTYRAWPGPNSNTFIAHIGREVPALKLDMPANAIGKDYRALTRPIGLPPSGKGVQVSLLGVLGFTLGAEEGIEVNVLGINVGVDLTSPALRLPFIGRFGYDDAPKNES, from the coding sequence ATGAGCTATCTCAAAGCGTTGACGGTTGTTATTGTCTGCTGCGTGTTGCTGCTGCCACTTTGGCAGAGTTATGCCAAAGCCATGCAGCGCGGAGATACCTTTACCGGCCAGAGTTGGTGGGGAACCAGGCGCGACTCCGCGGGGATGGCGCCGGATGCGGTGAAATTCCGTCAAACGGCGATAGTGCAAATCTATGCGGCGCCCGCCTACGGCTGGCGAGGGCGGGTGGCGGTGCATCCGTGGATCATCTTCAAGAAAGCCGGCGAAACCCAATACAGCCGCTATGAGGTCACCCGCTGGGGCGATGAGAATGTTATTCGTCTTAACCGCTCGATCCCCGACGGCTACTGGTATGGCGCGCGCCCGTCGTTGTTGGCGGATCATCGCGGTGCGGCGGCCGAAGCGATGATCCCGCGGATTGAGGCGGCGATCAAAAGTTATCCTTATCCCCAGACCTACCGCGCCTGGCCCGGTCCGAACAGCAATACCTTTATCGCCCATATCGGCAGGGAAGTGCCGGCGCTGAAGCTGGATATGCCGGCCAACGCCATCGGCAAAGATTACCGTGCGTTAACGCGTCCGATCGGCTTGCCCCCTTCCGGCAAGGGCGTGCAGGTTTCATTGCTGGGCGTGCTGGGTTTTACCTTGGGCGCGGAGGAGGGTATCGAGGTCAATGTGTTGGGGATTAATGTGGGTGTGGATCTCACCTCCCCGGCGCTGCGTTTGCCGTTTATCGGTCGGTTTGGCTATGACGATGCGCCAAAGAATGAAAGTTGA
- a CDS encoding MetQ/NlpA family ABC transporter substrate-binding protein, with the protein MKNRYVRMLSKLFAGAMCSLALAVQAAEVVKIGSTAGATSDAILAVVDEAKAQGIDVQLVEFTDWTLPNEALNNGDIDLNFFQHEPFLQNAIKERGYKLKNIGFGLLQNIGIYSNKITDLNAVPQGAKVGVPNDPVNQGRALLLLQKANLVKLRNGEATDATLDDVTDNPHKLKFFEIEGPQLIRSLQDLDLSIVWPSYFFNAGIPEKASQALLYSGVSDTYYAMNFTARSDRADDPLLRKFISIYQNSAAVRDTIAKRFNNDPNLYALPWLKEGAKP; encoded by the coding sequence ATGAAAAATAGATACGTAAGGATGTTGAGCAAACTGTTCGCCGGCGCGATGTGCTCTTTGGCGCTAGCGGTTCAGGCCGCGGAGGTGGTGAAAATCGGCTCCACCGCCGGGGCGACGTCCGATGCCATTCTGGCCGTGGTCGATGAGGCGAAGGCGCAGGGGATCGATGTGCAACTGGTGGAATTTACCGATTGGACTTTGCCTAATGAAGCGCTGAATAACGGCGATATCGATCTGAATTTTTTCCAGCATGAGCCATTCCTGCAAAATGCCATCAAAGAACGCGGATATAAATTAAAGAATATCGGTTTTGGTTTATTGCAAAATATCGGTATCTATTCGAATAAAATAACCGATCTGAACGCGGTGCCGCAGGGCGCGAAGGTCGGTGTACCCAACGACCCGGTAAATCAGGGGCGCGCGCTGCTGCTGTTGCAGAAAGCGAATCTTGTCAAACTACGCAACGGCGAGGCCACGGACGCCACGCTGGATGACGTGACGGACAATCCGCATAAGCTGAAATTTTTCGAGATAGAAGGGCCGCAGCTGATCCGTTCCCTGCAGGATCTCGATCTCTCCATCGTCTGGCCTTCCTATTTCTTTAACGCCGGGATCCCGGAGAAAGCCAGTCAGGCGCTGCTCTATTCCGGCGTCAGCGATACCTACTACGCCATGAATTTCACCGCCCGCAGCGATCGCGCCGACGATCCGCTGTTACGGAAATTTATCAGCATTTACCAGAACTCCGCCGCGGTGCGCGATACCATCGCCAAACGCTTCAATAACGATCCCAACCTCTATGCGCTGCCCTGGCTCAAGGAGGGCGCGAAGCCATGA